The DNA window GAGCGCAACAACCTGCGCCAGAATGCGCTCGATGCCATCCGCAATGTGAAGTGGCTCCCCACCTGGGGCGAAGAACGCATCTCCAACATGATTGCGGGCCGTCCGGACTGGGTGATTTCACGCCAGCGCACCTGGGGCGTGCCGATCACCGCGTTCTATTGCGACACCTGCGACCACATCATCGCCGACAAGGCCGTGATGGAGCCGATCCTCGAACGTTTTGCCAAGGAATCGGCCGATGTCTGGTATGCCGAAGACGCGGCCAACCTCCTGCCGACTGGTTTCACCTGCCCCAAGTGCGGTGGCGGCCATTTCCACAAAGAGAAGGACATCCTCGATGTCTGGTTCGATTCCGGGTCGAGCCACCTGGCGGTGCTGACCAAGGAGAACGGTCTTCCCTGGCCTGCCGACATGTATCTCGAAGGCGCAGACCAGTATCGTGGCTGGTTCCATAGCTCGCTGCTGATTGGCGTCGGGTTGCGCGGCCATGCGCCGTATCGCGAGTGCGTCACCGGCGGCTGGATTCTCGATTCGCAGGGCCGCGCGATGTCCAAGTCGCTCGGCAACGGCATTGAGCCGGAAGAAGTAATCAAGCAGTACGGCGCCGAAGTGCTGCGTCTGTGGGTGGCCAGCGTCGCCTACAACGAGGACGTGCGCATGTCACCGGTGATTCTGCAGCGTCTGGCAGAGGCCTATGTCAAGCTGCGCAACACGCTGCGCTATGCGCTCGGCAACCTCGACAAGTTCGACCCGGCCTCAGATGCGGTCCATGGCGACAAGCTCGAAGAGATCGACCAGTGGATTCTCGCGCGCACCGCGACGCTAGTGGAGACCTGCCTCGGGCACTACAAAGCCTATGCCTTCTACAAGGTCTATCAAGCGGTCTACAACTTTGCGACGGTCGACCTCAGCTCGATCTATTTCGACATCCTCAAGGACCGTCTCTACACCACGGCAACCAAGTCACAGGCGCGCCGCAGTGCGCAGACCGCGCTCTATCGCATCTCAAAAGCCCTCCTCCACTTGATGGCCCCGATTCTCGCCTTCACCTGCGAAGAAGCCTGGGCCGCCTTCCCCCGTGCCCAGGAAGATCACGACACCATCCATGTGGGAGTGTTTCCGAAAGCAGATGATCTGACCGATGGCATCGATGCCGGTCAACTCGCCCGCCTCAGCAATTGGGACCGTCTGCTCGCCTTCCGCGAACTCACCCGTCCGGCACTCGAGAAAGCGCAGATCGGCGCCTCGCTGACCGCGAAGCTGGTGCTCACGGTGGGAGCCGAGGACTTTGATCTGCTTGACAGCTACCGCGACCAGTTGCCTTCGATCTTCATCACCTCGCAAGTGGAGTTGAAGCTTGGCGGAGAAACGGCAGTTGAAGTCTTTCCGGCTGACGGCGTGAAGTGCGAACGTTGCTGGAAGTTCCGGCTGGATATCGGCAGCGACGCCAAGTTCCCCACAGCCTGCGGCCCCTGCGCCAGCGCTGTGACTGAAATGTTGGGCTTGGCCTAATGGGCGCGCGCCGCGCCCTGGCATTTGCCATCGTCGCCGCGGTCTTTCTCCTGGACCGCGGGACCAAGTATTGGATCGAAACCAAGGTCTCGCTCTACGACACGATCGAGGTGATTCCGTCGGTGTTCAATATCGTGCACGCCAGGAATCGCGGCGCGGCGTTCGGAATTTTGAATACTTCTCCGGAGTGGGTCCGTCTATTGGTGTTAGTGGGCCTGGCGCTGTGCATTCTGGCCATGATTGCGTCCATGCTCTGGCAGGCAACGCGCCGCGATGCACCCAGTTCGCTTGTGAACCGCCTCTCGCTCGCGCTTGTTTTTGGCGGTGCGATTGGGAACCTTTATGACCGCATTCTCAAGGGCAGTGTCACAGATTTTTTGCAAGTCTTTCTGGGCTCCTATGAATGGCCAAGCTTCAATGTGGCGGATTCCGCCATTACCGTAGGCGCCACACTGATGGCCATCGATCTCATCTTCCTTTCACGCAAGCAGGAATCTCAAAACAATGCTCCCGAAACTCGTTGAAATCGGCGGCTTCTTCATCCCCACCTATGGGGTGATGGTGGCGTTGGCCTTTCTTGCCGGACTTTGGTCCACCAATAAACTGGCAGCACGAGCCGGCCTCTCCGCGCAGAAGATCCAGGATTTAGTCATCTATTGCGCGATCACCGGTCTGATTGGCGCCAAGCTGATGATGTTTGCCTTCGATTGGCAATACTACGTCAACAACCCGGCGGAGATGATTTCGCTGTCCACTTTGCGTGCCGCCGGTGTCTATCAGGGCGGCTTCCTCCTCGCCTTGGTGTTTGCGGTTTACTATATGCGCAAGCATGGCCTGCCCGTCCTGAAGACGATGGACTGCTTTGCGCCCGGCATTGCGCTCGGCCATGCCATTGGCCGCATGGGTTGCTTTGCCGCCGGATGCTGCTATGGCGATGTGTGCCATCGTCCCTGGGCCGTCACCTTCCGCAACCCCGAGGCGAAGGAATTCTCCAATGTCCCGCTCAATGTCCCACTCCATCCGGCCCAACTCTACGAGGTCTTTGGCGATCTGGCCATCTTCGCGATCCTCTTCAAGCTGCATGATCCGAGAAAGCGTTCTGGTGGATTGTTTGGGCTCTATTTGATCCTCTATTCAATCCTTCGCTTTGGCGTGGAGTTTGTGCGTCATCATGATCAGCCACCGCTCTTCACCTCCATCCCGCTCGTCCACACGCAATGGATCAGCCTGGGAACCCTGATGCTGGGCGCCTGGCTTCTCTTCCGGCCCGCCAAAGGACCGATCTCCGAATAACGAACATGACTGCTCCTATCGCCAAGACCCTGCCTCATGAACTGGAGGCCTTTGGCGACATTCGCCAGGACCCGTACTTCTGGATGCGCCATCGCGAAGACCCGGACGTTCTCGCTTATGTCCAGGCTGAGAACGCTTATACCGAAGAGACGATGCGCCCGCTCGAAGGTCTGGTAGACACGGTCTATCAGGAGATCCTCGGCCGTCTCAAACAAACAGACAGCAGTGTGCCGGTGCGCGATCGTGGGTATTACTATTACTCGCGCACGGTCGAAGGCCTGCAGTATCCAATCAGCGCGCGCAAGAAAGCTTCGCTCGAGGCAGCAGAAGAAATTCTGCTCGACCAGAATGAGATGGCGGCGGGGCATCCGTTCTTCTCCGTGGGGGCCTCGACGGTGAGCCCTGACAGCAGGCTGCTTGCTTACTCGACGGACACGACGGGCTATCGCGAGTACACGCTGCGCATCCGCGAGATTGCGACAGGCCTCGAGTTGCCCGATAGCATCGCACGGACTTCCGGTATTGTTTGGGCCGAAGACGGCAAGACGATCCTGTACACCATGCAGCAGCCGCAATCCAAGCGTGCCTATCAGCTTTGGAAGCATGAATTGGGCCAGCCGTCGAGCGCAGATGTCCTGCTTTACGAGGAGAAGGACGAGCGCTTCCAGATTGGAATCGGCAAGACGCTGTCGAAGAAATTCCTGGTGCTCACCATCCAATCCGGGCTCACTAGTGAGATGCGATATGTCGATGCGAAGACGCCGGAGGCACACTTTCAAGTGTTGATCCCGCGGCGCGAAGGCATCTCCTATCACGCCTCGCACCACAACGAGCACTTCTACATTCGTATCAACGATCAAGGCCGCGACTTCCGCGTGGTGCGCACCCCCGTCTCCAGCACAGCAGAACAGAACTGGGTGGAAGTGATCGCCGCGCAGAAGGGCCGCTATGTCGAAGGCATGATCTTGTTTGCCAACTATGCCGCGTACCTGTTGCGCGTGGATGGACTGCATACCTTACGCATCGTCCACCTGGCAGACAATACCTCGCACGACATCCAGTTTGAAGAGACGGCCTATAGTTTGCATTTCGGTGCGAA is part of the Bryobacter aggregatus MPL3 genome and encodes:
- the ileS gene encoding isoleucine--tRNA ligase, translating into MTVPEVDLKKTVNLPKTSFAMKANLPQNEPKMLARWRDMDLYARIRASRASSPEYVLHDGPPYANGNIHLGHAFNKLLKDFVVKSKTMAGYDSPYVPGFDCHGLPIEIKVDGQLGAKKAQMTTVQIRQACRRYADKYVGLQTEDFQRLGIFGRWDNVYKTMDAPYQAAIARAFVDFYDQGYVYKGLKPVNWCLHCQTTLAEAEVEYADHVSPSIYVRFHLQGDPATIHPALAGKQVYGLIWTTTPWTIPANMAISFHPRYEYVANQVGDAVYIVAQGLLEAVTKELGWPEPQILGTFDGSTLDKAVFRHPFLERESLGLVGDHVTLEAGTGAVHTAPGHGMEDFIVSQLYGIPTYCPVDAAGRFFHAEGASGTLPEELIGKVVWDANAIVIRILEEHNALLAKKDYHHSYPHCWRCHNPTIFRGTTQWFIGMERNNLRQNALDAIRNVKWLPTWGEERISNMIAGRPDWVISRQRTWGVPITAFYCDTCDHIIADKAVMEPILERFAKESADVWYAEDAANLLPTGFTCPKCGGGHFHKEKDILDVWFDSGSSHLAVLTKENGLPWPADMYLEGADQYRGWFHSSLLIGVGLRGHAPYRECVTGGWILDSQGRAMSKSLGNGIEPEEVIKQYGAEVLRLWVASVAYNEDVRMSPVILQRLAEAYVKLRNTLRYALGNLDKFDPASDAVHGDKLEEIDQWILARTATLVETCLGHYKAYAFYKVYQAVYNFATVDLSSIYFDILKDRLYTTATKSQARRSAQTALYRISKALLHLMAPILAFTCEEAWAAFPRAQEDHDTIHVGVFPKADDLTDGIDAGQLARLSNWDRLLAFRELTRPALEKAQIGASLTAKLVLTVGAEDFDLLDSYRDQLPSIFITSQVELKLGGETAVEVFPADGVKCERCWKFRLDIGSDAKFPTACGPCASAVTEMLGLA
- the lspA gene encoding signal peptidase II, which gives rise to MGARRALAFAIVAAVFLLDRGTKYWIETKVSLYDTIEVIPSVFNIVHARNRGAAFGILNTSPEWVRLLVLVGLALCILAMIASMLWQATRRDAPSSLVNRLSLALVFGGAIGNLYDRILKGSVTDFLQVFLGSYEWPSFNVADSAITVGATLMAIDLIFLSRKQESQNNAPETR
- the lgt gene encoding prolipoprotein diacylglyceryl transferase, producing MLPKLVEIGGFFIPTYGVMVALAFLAGLWSTNKLAARAGLSAQKIQDLVIYCAITGLIGAKLMMFAFDWQYYVNNPAEMISLSTLRAAGVYQGGFLLALVFAVYYMRKHGLPVLKTMDCFAPGIALGHAIGRMGCFAAGCCYGDVCHRPWAVTFRNPEAKEFSNVPLNVPLHPAQLYEVFGDLAIFAILFKLHDPRKRSGGLFGLYLILYSILRFGVEFVRHHDQPPLFTSIPLVHTQWISLGTLMLGAWLLFRPAKGPISE
- a CDS encoding S9 family peptidase; the protein is MTAPIAKTLPHELEAFGDIRQDPYFWMRHREDPDVLAYVQAENAYTEETMRPLEGLVDTVYQEILGRLKQTDSSVPVRDRGYYYYSRTVEGLQYPISARKKASLEAAEEILLDQNEMAAGHPFFSVGASTVSPDSRLLAYSTDTTGYREYTLRIREIATGLELPDSIARTSGIVWAEDGKTILYTMQQPQSKRAYQLWKHELGQPSSADVLLYEEKDERFQIGIGKTLSKKFLVLTIQSGLTSEMRYVDAKTPEAHFQVLIPRREGISYHASHHNEHFYIRINDQGRDFRVVRTPVSSTAEQNWVEVIAAQKGRYVEGMILFANYAAYLLRVDGLHTLRIVHLADNTSHDIQFEETAYSLHFGANAEFDSQLLRFGYSSMVTPQSTFDYDMQSRERTLLKQQEVLGGYDPGAYAVERVQATSADGTVVPISIAYKKGFVKDGQAPLLLYGYGAYAIPMDPGFSATRLSLLDRGFAYAIAHIRGGTDLGYSWYEDGKLLKKKNSFQDFIACAEFLIAKNYTNPKQLVIEGGSAGGLLVGAVMNERPELFQAVIAGVPFVDVVSSLQDKSIPLSTTDADEFGDPEQQEFYEYMKSYSPYDNVRPVAYPNLYVFGGMNDSQVVYWEPVKWVAKLRAHQQGSNQILMHMNIDAGHGGASGRYDRMKELARSYAFAIAAVGRHQ